In a genomic window of Nocardia fluminea:
- a CDS encoding universal stress protein: MTAYRTILVDTDGSDRSYRVVDRAAELAHATHARLVIVGVRHHIDERTLGVDLDRLGPEAYRLRGTNPVEAILRTACQHALAHGAIDIDTRILSEPTLRALLRLAATAAPDLIITADLCRSSPLARLLSNTPTELARRAHCDILIATTQ; the protein is encoded by the coding sequence ATGACGGCCTATCGCACGATCCTTGTGGATACCGATGGATCCGATCGCTCCTACCGCGTGGTCGACCGCGCCGCCGAATTGGCCCACGCCACCCACGCCCGACTGGTTATCGTCGGCGTCCGCCACCACATCGACGAACGCACACTCGGAGTTGACCTCGACCGGCTGGGACCCGAGGCCTACCGGCTGCGCGGCACCAACCCGGTCGAAGCGATATTGCGCACGGCCTGCCAGCACGCCCTAGCGCACGGCGCCATCGACATCGACACCCGCATCTTGTCCGAACCCACTTTGCGTGCCCTATTGCGCCTTGCCGCCACTGCGGCGCCGGACCTCATCATCACCGCCGACTTGTGCCGGTCGAGTCCGCTGGCCCGGCTGCTGTCCAATACACCGACCGAGCTCGCACGCAGAGCTCACTGCGACATCCTTATCGCCACCACCCAATGA
- a CDS encoding TetR/AcrR family transcriptional regulator gives MTEPDSAAADPRTVADEQADPRLARSRNRLLDAASHLLSTGGVEAVTVDAVTRVSKVARATLYRHFGSTTQLLAATFERLLPHVDTPTGDGPVRDQLIALLTTQADLVEQAPVQMTTLAWLAMGSIGDDHTDPAAVTSLRARVIEQYRQPFDRILTGPDARAMLGEFDTTFAIIELLGPIVFARLTGLRTIDHDDCTQLVDNFLATHPRVAVGNGPTADQCQ, from the coding sequence ATGACAGAGCCGGACTCTGCCGCGGCCGATCCGCGCACCGTAGCCGACGAGCAGGCCGATCCTCGGCTGGCGCGGTCCCGCAACCGGTTGCTCGACGCGGCCAGTCATCTGCTGTCCACCGGCGGGGTCGAAGCGGTCACAGTCGATGCCGTCACCCGCGTGTCGAAGGTCGCGCGCGCCACTCTCTATCGACACTTCGGCAGCACCACCCAACTGCTCGCGGCAACTTTCGAACGGTTGCTTCCCCATGTCGACACACCGACCGGCGACGGGCCCGTGCGCGATCAACTCATCGCGCTACTCACTACTCAGGCGGACCTCGTAGAACAAGCCCCAGTGCAGATGACCACGCTGGCCTGGCTGGCGATGGGATCGATCGGCGACGACCACACCGACCCGGCAGCGGTAACCTCGCTGCGTGCCCGCGTCATCGAGCAATATCGCCAGCCGTTCGACCGGATCCTCACCGGCCCCGACGCGCGGGCGATGCTCGGCGAGTTCGACACCACGTTCGCCATCATCGAACTCCTCGGCCCGATCGTGTTCGCGCGCCTCACCGGACTACGCACCATCGATCATGACGACTGCACCCAACTGGTCGACAACTTTCTCGCTACCCACCCAAGGGTCGCGGTCGGAAACGGACCGACCGCCGATCAGTGCCAGTGA
- a CDS encoding PaaI family thioesterase produces the protein MSRTSDTIRSVSSEAEESTPLFPVVPPECQDLPPHHDHCLGCGPANPHGHQLSVRRDAEGVYARHTFDSRHVGAPAIAHGGAVATVLDDLFGFLLYTVGEPAVTRHLSIDYLSPVLLDTPYIARAHLHSRQGRKLNLRATIEDDHGHMVTTATALFLVVNIDHFFLASQRATSSDVPPTA, from the coding sequence ATGAGCCGCACATCCGATACCATAAGATCCGTATCGTCCGAGGCCGAGGAGAGTACGCCCCTCTTCCCTGTGGTTCCGCCGGAATGCCAAGACTTGCCGCCCCATCATGATCATTGCCTCGGTTGTGGGCCAGCCAATCCGCACGGCCACCAGTTGAGCGTCCGACGTGACGCGGAAGGTGTCTACGCCCGTCACACGTTTGACTCCCGCCACGTTGGCGCCCCAGCGATCGCCCATGGCGGCGCAGTCGCCACCGTCCTCGACGACCTGTTCGGGTTCCTCCTCTACACCGTGGGAGAACCCGCCGTCACCCGCCACCTCTCCATCGACTACCTCTCCCCGGTTCTACTCGACACCCCGTATATCGCCCGCGCCCATCTTCATTCCCGCCAGGGTCGCAAACTGAACCTTCGGGCCACCATCGAAGACGACCATGGCCACATGGTTACAACCGCTACTGCCCTCTTTCTCGTCGTCAACATCGACCACTTCTTCCTGGCCTCACAGCGTGCCACCTCTTCAGACGTGCCACCAACGGCCTAA
- a CDS encoding MFS transporter, with protein MNTSRTGAVEIARWTRAQYWVLAVSCLGVALVVAAMAALYSALPQIAVATGATQAQLTWIVDGYTLVLACLVLPAGAIGDRYGRRAVLVAGLAVFAAASALPLVLTDPVWLIAARALAGAGAALVMPSTLSILTAGFALAHRGRAVGVWAGVAGSGAVLGILGAGMLLERWSWQSVFVGLTVAGIVLAGLACTIAESRQPEHPPVDGIGAATVAVAIAAIVFAAVEVPARGWADPLVAVTAGVGVVAAVAFVAVELRISAPLLDVRLFGRRGFGAGSLSVTIQFLVTFGVFLLLVQYLQLILGYGPLASALALAPMVAPLAMISVIAPWLSSMVGLRVMTVTGLLTIAAGLVLVSRLDLAANYLDLLWPLLIMSAGLGLCTAPATYAIVADTPEAKHGVAAAVNDAAREIGAAIGIAVAGSVLAAGYTQRIQPALPRLPESAREPVADSLAAALQVAEKGGPAAQPLAEYAKAAFVHGSGEAALVLAAITAAGAIVLAVLAPGPTTRRCRAQPSCTMAPASRTSPTREGRPA; from the coding sequence GTGAACACTTCCCGGACGGGCGCTGTCGAGATCGCCCGGTGGACCAGGGCCCAATACTGGGTGCTGGCAGTATCGTGCCTGGGGGTGGCGCTGGTCGTCGCGGCCATGGCGGCGTTGTACTCGGCGTTGCCTCAGATTGCAGTCGCGACCGGGGCGACCCAAGCCCAGCTCACCTGGATCGTTGACGGCTACACACTGGTGCTGGCGTGTCTGGTGTTGCCCGCCGGAGCCATCGGTGACCGCTATGGGCGCCGCGCGGTGCTGGTGGCGGGACTGGCGGTGTTCGCGGCCGCCTCGGCGTTGCCGCTGGTGCTGACCGACCCGGTGTGGCTCATCGCGGCACGCGCACTCGCCGGTGCTGGCGCAGCGTTAGTGATGCCATCGACCCTGTCGATTCTGACCGCAGGCTTCGCACTAGCTCATCGCGGCCGAGCGGTGGGGGTATGGGCGGGCGTCGCCGGATCCGGAGCTGTTCTGGGGATTCTCGGTGCCGGGATGCTGCTTGAGCGGTGGTCGTGGCAATCGGTATTTGTCGGGCTGACCGTGGCGGGGATTGTGCTGGCCGGGTTGGCTTGCACGATCGCGGAGTCTCGCCAACCCGAGCATCCGCCGGTGGACGGAATTGGCGCGGCGACGGTGGCTGTCGCGATCGCGGCGATCGTGTTCGCCGCGGTCGAGGTTCCCGCACGCGGCTGGGCCGACCCGCTCGTCGCTGTCACCGCCGGTGTCGGAGTCGTGGCGGCGGTGGCGTTCGTGGCCGTGGAGCTACGGATCTCGGCACCACTGTTAGACGTGCGGTTGTTCGGACGCCGAGGCTTCGGTGCTGGCTCCCTGTCCGTGACCATTCAGTTCCTGGTCACCTTTGGGGTGTTCCTACTGCTGGTCCAGTACCTACAGCTGATTCTCGGATACGGGCCGCTGGCGTCGGCCCTGGCGCTGGCGCCGATGGTGGCGCCGCTGGCCATGATTTCCGTGATCGCGCCTTGGCTCTCGAGCATGGTGGGATTGCGGGTGATGACCGTGACTGGCCTTCTCACCATCGCTGCCGGGCTGGTGCTGGTGAGCCGGTTGGACCTCGCCGCGAACTACCTCGACCTACTGTGGCCGCTGCTGATCATGAGCGCGGGCCTGGGATTGTGTACCGCCCCGGCGACTTACGCCATCGTCGCCGACACCCCCGAGGCCAAACACGGGGTCGCCGCGGCGGTGAATGATGCCGCCCGCGAGATCGGCGCCGCGATCGGGATCGCCGTGGCCGGCAGCGTGCTGGCCGCCGGCTATACTCAGCGTATCCAGCCCGCCCTACCCCGCCTGCCCGAGTCCGCTCGCGAACCCGTTGCCGATTCCCTGGCCGCCGCCCTGCAGGTCGCCGAGAAGGGCGGACCAGCGGCCCAGCCGCTAGCCGAGTACGCCAAGGCCGCGTTCGTGCACGGCAGCGGCGAGGCCGCGCTGGTGTTGGCTGCTATTACCGCCGCAGGCGCGATCGTGCTGGCTGTGCTTGCACCCGGGCCCACCACTCGCCGATGCCGCGCACAACCCTCGTGCACGATGGCTCCTGCCTCTCGCACGTCCCCTACCCGCGAAGGACGCCCGGCATGA
- a CDS encoding helix-turn-helix domain-containing protein — MNLNDEGVPPLMFVQLLESQALDPDAAARLRDIMAREGIDETTLIQRNIQAPIRWFREVYPALDVDQATSLGFAFAEQAQLTSFGPLSFPLVSAGSVAEIVELLTYLPLISTALSPQFHPSDEGLTVGLAAHTGDSALNCLVVAYGGSALLRLLDMLAGDMPTVTLHLSWSAPNFLADNEDALAGRLFFDAPTSFLSVPADTLNEVCRFSDPVAYRLAIVDLQRTLDQRSKTMSFSEKVRRLLEEDPGKRSKDWVAHELSISTSTLKRRLSGEGTTFRELRESFLRDRAMLRLLDRSMSVSEIAADLGYSDLANFSHAFKRWTGRSPSEFRHE; from the coding sequence GTGAACCTCAACGACGAGGGCGTGCCTCCGCTCATGTTCGTGCAACTGCTCGAGAGCCAAGCGCTCGACCCGGACGCCGCCGCTCGGCTTCGCGACATCATGGCTCGCGAAGGAATTGACGAGACGACGTTGATCCAACGCAATATCCAGGCCCCGATACGGTGGTTTCGCGAGGTCTACCCTGCACTCGATGTCGACCAGGCAACTTCGCTCGGCTTCGCGTTCGCCGAACAAGCTCAGTTGACATCCTTCGGCCCATTGAGTTTTCCGCTGGTCAGCGCAGGCTCGGTAGCTGAGATCGTGGAGCTGCTCACCTATCTGCCTTTGATCTCGACGGCTCTCAGTCCGCAGTTCCACCCAAGTGACGAGGGACTCACCGTCGGGCTCGCCGCGCACACAGGCGATTCGGCGCTGAACTGCCTGGTCGTCGCGTATGGCGGGTCGGCACTCCTGCGCCTGCTCGACATGCTGGCCGGCGATATGCCGACCGTGACACTCCATCTGAGCTGGTCAGCGCCGAACTTTCTAGCCGATAATGAGGACGCCCTAGCTGGGCGGTTGTTCTTCGACGCTCCGACGTCATTCCTTAGTGTCCCGGCGGACACTCTCAACGAGGTATGCAGGTTCTCCGATCCGGTCGCCTATCGACTTGCCATCGTGGATCTGCAACGAACCCTCGACCAGCGAAGTAAAACCATGTCTTTCTCGGAGAAGGTACGACGGCTGCTGGAGGAAGATCCTGGAAAGCGGAGTAAAGACTGGGTCGCGCACGAGCTGTCGATATCGACGAGCACACTCAAGCGGCGTCTATCCGGGGAGGGGACCACCTTTCGCGAGTTGCGCGAATCATTTCTGCGTGACCGTGCGATGCTGCGGCTACTCGACCGATCGATGTCGGTGAGTGAGATAGCTGCCGATCTCGGATATAGCGACCTCGCGAACTTCTCGCACGCCTTCAAGCGATGGACCGGTCGCTCTCCCAGCGAATTTCGACACGAATAG
- a CDS encoding protoglobin domain-containing protein, with protein sequence MTTDDMVAARKRLMEFTDEDEALLRQFSGVATPGMAEIVDELRAYLNEHRDTAALLSGRDTEEQVEHLRSDHLSGLTAGTVDADYLIERMRMAARHERLGVKPTWLLGAYNRFLCSAASRICESSSSSDPERALATLLALQRLVFLDIGLAADIYLAKREHSNREQQRAVSELPTPVLQLIPGLLVVPIVGELDDRRALNLTNQLMAHIRNSRAQAAVVDITGLPSIDLDVAAHLITAVKACALLGAEVIFTGLSAEVARTLVDISPQKTTLITFVDLQSGVEHATQTLGYEMVMTWPLRNT encoded by the coding sequence GTGACCACCGATGACATGGTCGCTGCTCGGAAACGATTAATGGAATTCACCGATGAAGACGAGGCATTGCTGCGGCAGTTTAGCGGAGTCGCGACACCCGGTATGGCTGAGATCGTCGACGAACTCCGCGCCTACCTAAACGAACACCGGGACACTGCCGCACTTCTTTCTGGGCGCGACACTGAGGAACAGGTCGAACATCTTCGAAGCGATCACCTTTCCGGTTTGACGGCGGGAACCGTCGATGCTGACTATCTCATCGAGCGTATGCGTATGGCCGCGCGTCACGAGCGACTCGGCGTGAAGCCGACATGGCTTCTCGGCGCGTACAATCGGTTTCTTTGCTCTGCTGCGAGCCGGATCTGTGAATCCAGCTCATCTTCCGATCCCGAGCGTGCGTTGGCGACGCTGCTGGCGCTACAAAGGCTGGTGTTCCTCGATATCGGCCTCGCCGCCGACATCTACCTCGCCAAACGCGAGCACTCGAATCGCGAGCAGCAGAGGGCGGTGAGCGAACTCCCGACTCCGGTACTGCAGTTGATCCCAGGGCTTCTGGTGGTCCCGATCGTAGGAGAATTGGACGATCGCCGGGCTCTCAATTTGACCAATCAGCTGATGGCGCATATCCGCAATTCGAGGGCGCAGGCCGCCGTCGTCGATATCACCGGACTGCCGTCGATCGATCTCGACGTTGCTGCCCATCTGATCACAGCAGTAAAAGCATGTGCGCTTTTGGGTGCGGAGGTTATTTTCACTGGGCTTTCCGCCGAAGTCGCCCGGACGCTTGTCGACATCAGTCCACAGAAAACTACGCTCATTACATTTGTCGACTTGCAGAGTGGGGTCGAGCATGCCACACAGACACTTGGGTACGAGATGGTGATGACGTGGCCATTACGCAATACCTGA